The Paenibacillus sp. G2S3 region AATGTATAAAAAAGGTCAATTATTAAAGGGAATGGAATAATAAGAATTGTGATTATTTAATATTTTTTAATAAAACTTAACATAACTAAATATTAGAATAATAACTCGTTTACAAAGTTCGTTTATTATAATAGTATAACTGGATATGTTATACAAGGAGGAATTTTGTTCATGAGTTTGAAGTTTATGAGAGTAAAAAAACGGACAAGTTTAGCATTGGTTATACTGATGTTATTGTCCATGATTCCACAAGGCTTGTTCTTGCCTAAGGTTGCAGGAGCTGCTTCTGCGCATGTGGTAATCAGTCAAGTTTTTGGTGGGGGAGGGAACTCAGGGGCTCCATATTCCTACGATTTTATCGAGCTATATAACCCTACCGACGAGAATGTAGATTTGAATGATTATGCAGTTCAATATGCTTCAAGTGCCGGAAAGTTCACGGCCATAACACCTTTAACAGGTAAAGTTATTAAAGCACATGGTTTTCTGCTGATTCAGGAGAAAAAAGGAGCCAATACAATTGCTGAATTTCCTGTTACAGCTGATGTAACAGGTTCTATTGATTTAGCTGCAAAATCCGGAAAGGTTGCACTCGCAAACACTCAGACTGCAATCACTGGGATCTCCGATCCAGCAGTCGTTGACTTCCTAGGATATGGTAGTGATGCTACCGAATTCGAAGGAGCAAAGACAGCTTCTCTAAGCAATTCAACAAGTGCACAACGTAAATCAGAGGACGGCAGCAACTCTGGACCAGGCAAAGGCGCTGGACTAGATACGGATAATAACAGTACGGATTTCATAGTGGCATCTGTACTTGCTCCAAGAAACTACGATACCCCTGCTGTTGTGATTACTAAAAGCTCGCAGCCTCTGGGACAAAACATTCAATTTACTAACCAAGGTACTGTAGGTACAGTTACTGGAGATATTGCGTCTGTTACAGCAGACACTTATGTATCCTTGTATCTAAATGATCCAAGTACAGGTTCAGTTGCGGTTACGAATGCTGTTTATGCAGATGCGTCAGGGGCATTTAACAATTTAACCTTTGATAATACAGGCGGCAGTACGCAAGTTTATTTAACGGCTAAAGATCTAGATAAAAGTGCAAGTAATCCTGTAGTTATACGTTTGGCTGCGCCAAGTGCAGCACTTAATCCGGACAAGCTTAACTATTATCTTGATTCCCAAGGTGGAGGTAGAATTGTAGGTGTGGCAGGTGCTGCTGTTCCTAATTCAACAATCTACAGCTACAATAGCTCCACAAATGGAAACAGATACTCCAATACAGCCGATGGAAAAGATTACGTTGTAGCAGGAGCAGATGGAGCTTTCACATTTACTCTTAAAGGCGGTTCAGATGATGTCTATGTATCACAGTTGACCGTAACCTCTAATGGTAGAAATTTGGAGGGGCCTAGAACTGTAGTTACAAAAGAAGACACATCGGTTATTACACCGATCGGCACGTTACGCACCAATGACAGCAATGGTAAATCAGACAAGATTAATCAAGTGTTTACCATTCAAGGTGTAGTTATCGGAAATAACGAATTGACTGCAAGTAATACGTTCTACATGCAAGATGCTACAGGAGGAATCGCGGTCTTTGGAACCCTTCCAACAGGCGTTACCGTCACACAAGGTGATTTAGTGACAGTAACAGGAGCGATTCAATTTTATAACGGATTAACTGAAATTACCCCAACGAAAGTTGTTAAAAATGGTAAGGCCACGCTTCCTACCCCAACAGAATCTACTTTGTTAGATCTAATCAATTACACAAAGGCAGAACCACTGGAAGGATCATTAGTACAATTCACAGGTAAAATCACTAACATTCCAGCAATGGCTGGTAATGGATATAACATTACGGTTGCAGAAACGGTTACGAATAAAACGATTACGGTTCGTGTCACTACAGCTAGTGGAATTGATGTTCCGACGAAGCTGGAGAAGGATTTAACTTACACATTTACCGGGATATTCAGTCAGTATGTGTCAGGTACTACTTTTAAGAGTGGGTATCAGGTATTTCCTAGGTCTATCGAAGATGTAAAAGAAGTTAAAGAACTTGCTCTTACGCATCAAGCGATTACACAGGCTTATGCGAATGCGGAAATTCAATTTGCCGCTAAAGCTAAAAATGCTGATTCTGTAATTATTCACTACAGAACCATTGGTGGGGTATATGCTTCATTACCAATGAATAGTACTGATGGCAGCAGCTACACAGCACATTTGAATTCTAGCTTTGTTGCTTCAGGTAATAGTTTTGAGTATTACATAGAAGCTAAGATGGGTGAAGTCACTAAGCAGTCGGGTACACCGGATGCACCCTTTAAAGTTTCTGTGGTTGAAGATACATTTGCACCTGAGTTTTTCGAAGAAACTCCAATGTCAGGTACGAAGATCGAAGATAGACAGCCAGTAATTTCCGTGAAATATGATGAACCAAGCGGTTTGGATGCATCCACATTAGTAGTCAAGCTGGATGGAAATACTGTTCCAGCTAGCATTAACGGAGATACCATTATGATTACTAATAGTAGCGAACTTGCGATTAGTGATCATACGGTTGTCGTGAATGTTAGTGATAACAAGCATAATGCGGGAACGTATAAATGGACCTTTACAATTACACCTATCTTTACAGGTGGTAACCACTATCGTGGAACCACTCATAATCACACGAATATTTCACATGATGCTGCGGGTACCCCTGAAGACGCTTTGAAGGCGGCCGAAGCACATAACTATGATTTCTTCGCTTTTTCAGACCATTCGCATGATATTGATGCTGCGATGGTAGGCTCGGATACCGTAGATCATAAAGGTCAACCGGAACGTACGGGTGGAGCAGATTGGAAATTAACGAAGGATCTAGCGAAGCAATACACTAAAAATGATAGCTTTGTTGTATTCCCAGCGTTTGAAATGACTTCAACTACTTGGGGTCACTCCAACGTATTTGGAACCGACAATTTCATTGATCGTAAGCAGAATTCAGGTCAATATCAAGATTTGAGTAAGTATTATGCATGGGTTTTGACGTATGACGATATCGTGGCCCAGTTCAATCATCCTGATATGTCAGCAAATGCATTTAATAACTTCGCACCCTATGATAAAAATGTTGATAAATTGTTCACCATGTTTGAAGTGGGGAATGGATCAGGTCACTATGGTTATGCGAATGCAGAGAGTAAATACTTCAAAGCACTGGATCTGGGATGGCATGTAGCCCCAACTTATGGTGAAGATAACCATGATGGTACATGGGGTCAGACCAATGCAAGAACAGTAATCGTATCCGATGATTTGACGCAGGAATCCTTGCTCCAGTCGATGCGTAATATGCGCGTGTACATGAGTGAAGATCCAAACTTTACGTTAGATGTTCTTGCGAACGGTAGTTACATGGGCGCAACAGTAAAGGGTAATACCCTTAACTTCTCCATCGCAGGAAAAGATGATGTTGCAGAAGATAAGAGCAAACCTGAATATAGTTACCTCAGCAGTTCTTATAAATCAGATGATCGTGTTGCTAAGGTAGAATTGATCACTAATGGCAACAAAATTATCCAAACAGCAAAACCAATGACCAAAGATTTCACTTGGAGTCCTTCTGTCGAAGTATCAGGCGGTCAACAATGGTTCGTTGTGAAGGTAACACAAATGGACGGAGAGCAAATTTATTCCGCACCAATTTGGTCACAAGATGTAACTACAGATATTAAGATCAGTGGTATTAATATTGTAGGCAACAGCTTGGTTTCCGGTAGTCCGACTACCTTGGAAGCGGGATTAACTAACCTTGGATCGCAGGATCTAAGTAATCTTAAAGTTCACTTCTATTATGATGTTGTTGACTCGGCTCATTTGATTAATGAAGTTGTAGTTCCTTCCGTATTATCAAAAGGTACGGCAACGGCGCAAGTATTATGGTCCAATCCAGTTCAAGGCAATCATAAATTAATTGCAGTTGTAGATGCGCCGCCTGGCGATTCACCAGATGATAATCAGTTCGAATTGGAAGTGACCATCAAGGCTTCCTTGGGAATTAAAGTATTGATCGATGCCTCGCATAAGAATGAGAACACATCGACCGATGGAAGCACGTATAAAGATAATCTGAAAAGCTTTACCACCCAACTTCGGCAGGAAGGTTACACTGTCGTAGAAAATACTGGAGCGATTACTAACGCGACGTTGACGGATGTAAGTGTCCTTATGTTTACACATCCTTCAGCTGCTGTAACGGATGCTGAAAGTGCGGCAATTGCTGATTTTGTAGCGCGTGGAGGCTCATTGTTCTTAACAGAGAAAAGTAATAACGGTAGTTCAAGACCTACCATCAGTAATGATCTACTAGCGAAGATAGGATCTACGATTCAGGTGAGTAATGACGGTATTTTTGATACCAGTCCTGAAGGTAACTTCTGGTCTCAACCTGTAGGAACGAACACATATACAGTTAGACTGCATCCAGGATTAGTGAAAAACTATATTACGGATCGTGCATTGACGGTAGAGTATTATAGTGGTGCTAGCTTGGAAAAAGTTGGACATGAAGCATTAGTAGATACGGATAAAGTAACCATCCTTGTATCAGGTAATGAAACGACATACCAAGATAAGATCGCTGCCGGCGGATACGTTTATGATATTATCGATGACGGTATTGGTGGCTCGGCAATTCCTGCAATTGCTTCAGAAGAAGTAGGGAAAGGGCGCATTATTGTCTCCGGCATGAACTTTGTGAATGATAAGCAATTGGATGAATCTTATAATCCTAAAGGTAACAATGAACTTGGATTGAATTCTATCAATTGGCTCGCTCACAGAGAAACGAAGATCGACACTATTGCTAGTCTTAAAACACAACCAGAAGGAACAGCTGGAGTAGTTGAGGGAACAGTCGTCACTGGCTCGGACATCTTCTTCGATGCGTTCTATGTTCAGGACGCTTCAGGGGGGATTATGGCCTTTAAAGAAGTTCCTGAGAAAAGTTTGGTTGAAGGGGATACAGTCAGAATTTACGGAAAGACGAAGCTATTCGAGAACAACTATGAGCTTGAATTTGATTCGTTCGCGATGGATGTGATTAAAACAGGACATACGGATCCGGTGCAGCCACTTACATTAACTACAGAACAGGCTAATTCGGATAATAATCAAGGGCTGCTAGTGAAGGTTGCAGGTAAGGTAATTTCTCAGTTTGATGAGAACTCCTACGTTATTGATGATGGATCTGGTCCAATTCTTGTTTTTGCGGATGGATATATCGTGAAGCAAAGTGGGCCTGTTCCGGTACTAGCTGTGGGTGATACACTGATCGCAGTAGGAATTACCGGTAAGAATACAGAAGGAACTCGTATCCGTGTGCGGAATACGAAGGAACTGGCTAAAGGTACAGATGAGCCAACACCTACGGCAACAGTATCACCAGAACCAACGCAAGCACCGGTTGTGACGCCAGAACCGACAGCAACGCCAACGCCAACACCGACAGCAACGTCGACACCTAAGCCAACAGCAACGTCGACGCCAAAACCAACAGCAACAGCAACGTCGACACCAGAACCGACAGCAACGTCGACGCCAGAACCGTCAGCATCATCGACGCCAACAGCAATACCAACGCTAACACCAGAGGTGACACCATCACCAACACCAGATCCAACGTCACCTAGCTCGGTGTGGACACCAACACCGACAGCAACTGCGACAGCTACACCAGTACCTGCTAGTCATTCAGCACAGTTGGATAACGTTAAGATTGCAACGAAAACTGAATTGGGTAAGGAGGGGGTGACGTACGATAAAGTATCTATTGATACGAATTCGCTCACTCAAGCCCTACTAGGTCATTCACAAGTGGTATTAGGAATTCAAGGTTCCACGAATCCTATTCAGGTTCAGCTTCCATTACAGGCATTTGCACCAACGGATGGTTCTAGATTGAACTCCAGTCTGAAGATTGAGAGTAATCAGTTCTTCTATACCCTTCCTTCAAGTGTGATTCCTACGGCAGAGTTATTAAGAAGTCTGGGTGTGGATATAAAAGATATCACCATCACTATAGTGATTTCTAAAGTGGATGAACAACAAGCCGGTCTTATTAATCAAGCAGCCAACCAAAAGAGTGGCAGCTTGCTAAGTCCAGCATTTAAGTTTGAAATCACCGCTGAAGGTAATGGCAAGACGATTAAGCTTAATAACTTTGGTACGACTTATGTATCCAGAGGGATAGCGCTGGATACAGCACTTGATCCACGGGTTAGTACCGGAGTCCGTTTTGACGAAGCAAGTGGAGAGCTTGTATTCGTGCCTACTTACTTTACAGTAACAGGAAACAAAGCTTTGGCAGACATGAAACGAAATGGAAACAGCATCTACACAGTCATTCACTCTGATGTTACGTTTAATGATATTAAAGGTCATTGGGCGCAGAGCGATATTGAACTTCTTGCTTCTAAATTAATTGTTAAGGGTGAAACCTCTACACGTTTTGCACCTGAACAGCAAATTACACGAGCGGAGTTCGCAGCCTTACTTGTACGGTCACTTGGGCTCGATGCTCAAGGGACAGCTGTGAAGTTCAAGGATGTGAAGACAAGTGATTGGTTCTATGGCGCTGTTGCCGCGGCAACAGATGCGAAGATTGTAAATGGGCTTGAAGATAACAGCTTCCACCCATTAGCACCGATCAGCCGTGAAGAAATGGCAGTGATGACGCTTCGTGCACTGACCTATGCAGGCTATACTTCATCTGCATCGAACTCAAGTAATGTTTTAGCTTCATATAAAGATAAAGGATCTATTGGAAGCTGGGCTGAAGCAGCTGTCTCCGAATTAATCGCTAACCAGGTTATGAATGGGATGACAGAGACTACCTTCGCTCCTAAAGCGTTGGCAACTCGTGCACAAGCGGTTAAGATTCTTAAACAATCTCTACAATCCATTAAATTCATAAACTAATTGTAACTAAAGAAAGAGCTGCCTGAGATTATTCAGGCAGCTCTTTCTTATTCATTACCGCTTGGAAAGCTGGTAATAATTATAACTTTCATTTTCAATCGTAATTTCATTAATTAAGTCGAAGTCACATTTTTGTATGACTCTATTTGAGGGTGTATTGTGTACCAGCGCAATAGCGTTTAATACATCGGTAGAGGTGTGCTCAAACAAATACTTAATTAACCCCTTGGCAGCTTGTGTGGTATATCCTTTGCCGCGATGATCCTTGGATATGGCATACATGATTTCTCTGTTCGGAGCGGGTAATTCATCCTTCATTCCTGTACAGCACCAACCGATAAACTCATTCGTCTCTTTTAAAATAATGCCTAAACGAAGACGAAGCTCCCCGATATTTCCATCCGCTGAGACCGCTTGTAGAAACTGTTGGTTTTCTTTTATTTCATAGTTTATTAACCAATCTAGCCGTTGTTCTTTAGGGACATTCCAGTCGGGCAGAAATTCTATGATTTCAGGCTGCGTGGTAAGTGCGTGAAACTCGTCTAAATCCTCCACTCTAAACTCTCGTAACAGGATATCTTCACATTCAATTGTAAATAAATCGCGTTTTGTTGATTCGAAACCTACACGGTTATTCATATTTCATCTCTCCTTCATACATTCAAATTCATTTTATCATGAATAAAAGGGGCTATTTGGTAATCTTTAATTATAATAAAAGTTTTCTTTTATTTCACACAAATATTAATTAGTTAATATATTAATTGATTATAAAGTATGTTATTATGTTTCGTATAAAGGGAAAATGATCTACAGATAGATCGATTTTGTTGTAGTGATGAGTAGAGCGGTTAAGATTTTATGATTTCTAATATAAAAGATGACAGGTGATCTTCTATGAACAATGACAACAGTAACAAATCTATTAATGGTAATTTGATAGCGCATTATAAGTTTGATAATCCCAATCATGTGGGTCAGGATTACTCAGGGAATGGGAATGATGGAACCGCTTTAGGCACTAAGCTGCCATCCATTCAGACTGTAGCAGGTAGAAGTGCTGTTTCGTTAGCGGGTGGAGAACATGGCACATCCTATATTTCGTTGCCAGATGATCTCCTTAAAGAGGTAAGCGACCAAACGGGCATTACTATCTCGACATGGATGCATGTAAGTACTGCCGGGAGCTTATGGGAAAGACTGTTCGATTTCGGCAAAGGTGAGACAGGACCTTATATTTTCTTAACACGAAATTTCCGGGGAAGTTGCTTTGCTGGGGAAGATTTAGTTGCAGATCCCGGGAAATCCTTTGCTGCTGGTGAATGGGTGCACGTCGCTTTTGCAGTCACAGGCACAAAAGGTGGAACACTTAGCAGCGCAGGACCTGTGATGTATGTCAATGGTGAGATCGTTGCGGATGGAATGATAAGTCAGACCTCTAGCGGTACATATGCTAAGCTACGTACGTGGTTTGCTACATTTGAGGATCAAGTGAATTATAGTAACAATACGATCGGCAAGTCCCAGTACGCTGCAGATGTAGATTTTGGCGGTTCTCTTTCGGACTTCCGTGTATATAAAGCAGGATTAACACAGGACGAAGTCATTGAGATTATGTGTGAGTCTTTGACTGATGAAGATATCGTGAAGCTCGCTAAAGATAAATATTTAACCTTCACTAGCTCGATCATCACCAAAGATATCGAATTGCCAGCTTCGCTCATGGGTGGAAAAGTTGACGTGTCCTGGGTATCCAGCGATTCGGCGATTATTTCTAATACGGGTGTTGTGAACAAAACCGTCCAATCTGCTCAAGGCGTAACACTTACAGCAGTTTTGAAAAAAGGTGACAGTACCGTAGAAAAGAGCTTCACTGTCTCTGTGCTCCCAGATGGTTTGCCACCGTACACCTTAACGATCGATGGAAACCATGAGATTTTGGATGTTAGCGAAGTTTTATATGGCCTCTTCTATGAGGATATTAATAATGCAGCAGATGGTGGAATTTATGCAGAGCTAGTGCAGAATCGTTCCTTTGAGTCGTTTGCTTTTGACAGCTATTCGCATGTATGTGGTGTGCACGGGACTTCAACAGGAAGAAATTATACACCTCTTCATGCTTGGTCCGGTGACACGGACAAAATGACGGTTCATCATACAGGCGGCTTGAACGATTTCTTCGGAATCGAAGATAAAGATATGAATGCGCATTATGTGACAGTGGCAGATGGCGCGACGATTAAGAATAGAGGCTTTGCAGATTCCAATCAGCACTGCTCGATGTTTATTAAGAAGGATGCTAAGTATAACTTCACGATTTGGGCGAAGGCAGAGGCAGCGGGAACAATCACCCTGCAATTGCTCGACAAAGAGGGTAAAGCCATTAGTGATACAACGGTAGTTGAGGTGACCGGTGACGGTAACTGGAAGAAGTATGGTGTAGAGTCTAAGCTAGTATTAACAGGATCTGAAACTGTACTCGGTCAGCTGGCGTTAACCTTTAACGGTGAGATTTCCATTGATATGGTCTCCTTAATGCCGGAAGATGTTTGGGGCGCTGGGGAAGAAGAACGTTCTGCTACAGCTCACGCTAACTATAAGGGGAATTCGAACTATAGATTAAGAAAAGACTTAGTGAATGCGCTTGTTGATCTTCATCCTACATTCTTACGTTTCCCGGGGGGCTGTATTTCTGAAGGCTCTCACATTTGGGAGAATGTGTACGATTGGAAAGAGTCTGTCAACGATATTGAGCTTCGCAAAGAGAACTATAATGTATGGGGCTATATGATGACCATGGGTCTTGGATATATGGAGTATTTCCAATTAGCTGAGGATTTGAACGCAACACCACTTCCAGTTATGGCCTGCGGCGTACTCTGTCAAGCTCGTTCGGATTATGCGAATCCAGCTGGCGGTGCGTTAAGAGATTATTATGTGAAGAACTTTACGGATCTGATTGATTTCGCGATTAGCATGGATTTTGACAATAACGAGTGGGCCGCTTTGCGTAAAAATATGGGCCATGAAGCAGCGTTTGACCTGCGTTACTTGGGCGTGGGGAATGAAAACTGGGGAACAGAGTTTTTTGCCAACTTCGAGTATTTTAAAACAACGATTGATGAATATATGGTGAAAAACTACCCTGATCATGAACTGACCATTCTTTCTACGGTTGGAGCACAAGCAGATGATGATGCCTATCAACAAGGCTGGAAATTCCTAAGCGGAAATCTACAGGGCTCGGAACAGATCAGCTTCACGGATGGAACATCGAGTATTGAAGAGACGGTTACCTGGTATGAGAAACAAAAAAACTACATGGATACGATTGCGGACGAGCATTACTACCGTTCCAACGAGTATTTGTTAGAGAATGGGGATCGCTACAATTACTATTACAGAGCCTATAAAGAAGACGGCAGCTTGGACGAGGCTGAAACTTCGAAGGTTTTTGTGGGTGAATATGCATCGACAGATAAAAATACATTGGCAGGAGCGATTGCTGAGGCAGCGATTATGTCCAGCTTCGAGAATAACTCTGATGTGATTAGACTAGCGGCAACAGCACCGTTGTTCAATAAGGTACTTACAGATGGTACTTATAGATGGACACCAGATTGTATTTGGTTTGATGATGAAACTGTATGGTACACGCCGAACTATTATGTTCAACAGCTATATGCTAAATATCTCGGCACCAAAGTAGTTGGCACATCGTTCTCGACATACCGCAACGGTGAAAAGGTAGAACTCATTCCTCACGGCGGTATTGAAGTGGCTGCTGGAAAAGCATCTGTGGTTGTGAAGCGAGTGAAGGTTACTTCGAATACGGATGGTAGCGTTTTGTTAGAGCAAGATTTCACCCAGCCGCTGCATGAAGCTTGGAAGGTCATTCCTGGGTCTGCCGGATATACGATTGATCCTTCCAAAGGTCTAGTCTTGAAGGCACAGAATAGCGGACTGAACGGATTGTATATCCTTAATGACGTTTGGACTAATTATAAAGTAGAGGTTGTAGCTGAAAAAGCTTCTGGCGAAGATGGCTTCTATGTAGGCGCAGGTCTGACAGAAATCTCACCGGAAAATAAAGATGTTATCGAATATGCGATTGGCTATAACGGCGATGCCACAGGAGTTAAGGTGCACAAGCAAGGAATTGAGGCTTATACGCTCGGCGATTATTCCTCTAGTACCGCTGCTGGTAACCTCAGAGCTAGTTGCTATCAAGAGCTAGCGGATCATACGGAATATACCATCACTGTTAATTATGGTGGAGCAGACGGTAAGCATTTGATTTGCTCTTATACAGATGGCAAGACGACAAGTAAAGTGCTTGATTATAAGCTAGAAGCGTATAACAGAGAAGTATACAATTCCGTTACTAAAGATGATAAGCATCTTTATGTGAAGCTTGTGAATGCGGATCGTGTAGAAAAATCAACACAACTTGATCTAAAAGGCTTAAGCGTAGCTGCTACCGGTAAATGGATTACTTTAACGGGAGATGCTTCGCTCGTTTACACACCTAATGTGAACAGAAAAAATGATGAGAAGGTTACTCCAGTTGAAAAAGAAATCGTATTTGATAAAGACACTGCAATTGTAAATCTAGCTGCCCATTCTGTGAACGTGATTGTTTTGGATCTTATTTAATAGAAAAGATAGCATTCAGCGCGCGCCGATAATACTTCGGCGCGTGTTGTTGTTTAGGTAGCTTATAATCGGTTGATGAATATTTATAGAGAAGGGTCACTTGCTTGATGAATCTCTGAATCTAACTTACACTAGTGAAAGTACAATCACCCGAATGACTCTCCATCCTGCGATCCTCCCAGAATATTTTTCACCACACTAATGCTTTCATTTCACGAGAATATAGTTCATATCTTGCCCTTAATAGGAGGACGATACAATGATGAAATCATTCAAAACGGACTGGAAAGCAAATCTAAAAAATCCACAAACGATTATGGCTTTGTTTACTTATCGTTTTGGAAATTGGGTGTATTATCGGGTGAAAAGTGGCCTGATCCGCAAACCTTTGTGGCTCCTATATCGCATCATGGATGTGCTGTTTGTCCGAATTGTTGCGAATGGAGAGCTTCATGCAGGTGCTCAAATTGGTGATGCACTTCATTTACCACATGGATTAAATGGCATTATTATTAGTCCTAAAGCGGTGATTGGCAATAGCGCCACTATTTTTCACCAAGTGACTATTGGAGGGAGAAACAACTTAGGAGAGCCCGTGATTGGCGATAGAGCGTTTATCGGAGTAGGTTCTAAGATTCTAGGTCCGATTACACTGGGGAACGATGTTAATATCGGAGCCATGTCTGTTGTGGTTAAGGATGTGCCGGATAATGCTTCGGCAGTAGGGATTCCTGCTAGAAATATTTTGCGAAATGAACCTAAACCTGAGAATACAAGATAACTACGAGATGTTCTAGTACATAGGGTATCGCTTTATTTTAAAAAGTTACAGGGTATAATTAAAGCATCCAAGAAATCTTGTAATAACCTTCTAGAGATCGGAGTAATGAAATGAAATATAGCAATTTAGAAGAGTGTGTTAATGATTTAGAGAAACATGGACATTTGGTTCGTATTCGTGAAGAAGTGGACCCTTATCTGGAGATGGCCGCGATTCACTTAAAGGTTTATGAAGCCGGTGGACCGGCATTATTATTTGAAAATGTAAAAGGCTCGGAATTTCGTGCCGTATCTAATCTTTTTGGAACCCTAGAGCGCAGTAAGTTTATCTTTCGGCGTACTTGGAATTCTACACATAACGTAATTGCACTTCGTAACGATCCAGTAAAAGCACTCAAAAATCCTTTTAAATATGTAGGGACCGGACTATCCGCGAGAAAAGCATTGCCTATCAAAAAGCCAGGGGGTTTACCAAGTGGTTTTCAGGAAATCAGTATTTCTGATCTTCCGCTGATCACACATTGGCCAGAGGATGGTGGCGCTTTTGTCACATTGCCGCAAGTGTATTCTGAAGATCCAGACAAGCCAGGCATTATGAACTCCAATCTGGGGATGTACCGTGTGCAGTTGAATGGTAATGATTATGAGCTCAATAAAGAGGTTGGCATTCATTATCAAATTCATCGCGGTATCGGCGTGCATCAAGAAAGAGCTAATCGAAAAGGAGAACCGCTTAAAGTGAGCTGTTTTATCGGCGGACCACCAGCGCATACGTTATCGGCTGTAATGCCATTGCCAGAGGGTATGAGTGAGATGATCGTTGCCGGTTTACTTTCGGGACGTCATTTTAGC contains the following coding sequences:
- a CDS encoding alpha-L-arabinofuranosidase C-terminal domain-containing protein, translated to MNNDNSNKSINGNLIAHYKFDNPNHVGQDYSGNGNDGTALGTKLPSIQTVAGRSAVSLAGGEHGTSYISLPDDLLKEVSDQTGITISTWMHVSTAGSLWERLFDFGKGETGPYIFLTRNFRGSCFAGEDLVADPGKSFAAGEWVHVAFAVTGTKGGTLSSAGPVMYVNGEIVADGMISQTSSGTYAKLRTWFATFEDQVNYSNNTIGKSQYAADVDFGGSLSDFRVYKAGLTQDEVIEIMCESLTDEDIVKLAKDKYLTFTSSIITKDIELPASLMGGKVDVSWVSSDSAIISNTGVVNKTVQSAQGVTLTAVLKKGDSTVEKSFTVSVLPDGLPPYTLTIDGNHEILDVSEVLYGLFYEDINNAADGGIYAELVQNRSFESFAFDSYSHVCGVHGTSTGRNYTPLHAWSGDTDKMTVHHTGGLNDFFGIEDKDMNAHYVTVADGATIKNRGFADSNQHCSMFIKKDAKYNFTIWAKAEAAGTITLQLLDKEGKAISDTTVVEVTGDGNWKKYGVESKLVLTGSETVLGQLALTFNGEISIDMVSLMPEDVWGAGEEERSATAHANYKGNSNYRLRKDLVNALVDLHPTFLRFPGGCISEGSHIWENVYDWKESVNDIELRKENYNVWGYMMTMGLGYMEYFQLAEDLNATPLPVMACGVLCQARSDYANPAGGALRDYYVKNFTDLIDFAISMDFDNNEWAALRKNMGHEAAFDLRYLGVGNENWGTEFFANFEYFKTTIDEYMVKNYPDHELTILSTVGAQADDDAYQQGWKFLSGNLQGSEQISFTDGTSSIEETVTWYEKQKNYMDTIADEHYYRSNEYLLENGDRYNYYYRAYKEDGSLDEAETSKVFVGEYASTDKNTLAGAIAEAAIMSSFENNSDVIRLAATAPLFNKVLTDGTYRWTPDCIWFDDETVWYTPNYYVQQLYAKYLGTKVVGTSFSTYRNGEKVELIPHGGIEVAAGKASVVVKRVKVTSNTDGSVLLEQDFTQPLHEAWKVIPGSAGYTIDPSKGLVLKAQNSGLNGLYILNDVWTNYKVEVVAEKASGEDGFYVGAGLTEISPENKDVIEYAIGYNGDATGVKVHKQGIEAYTLGDYSSSTAAGNLRASCYQELADHTEYTITVNYGGADGKHLICSYTDGKTTSKVLDYKLEAYNREVYNSVTKDDKHLYVKLVNADRVEKSTQLDLKGLSVAATGKWITLTGDASLVYTPNVNRKNDEKVTPVEKEIVFDKDTAIVNLAAHSVNVIVLDLI